In one window of Eggerthella guodeyinii DNA:
- a CDS encoding exodeoxyribonuclease III, with translation MRFISWNVNGLRAVLNKGFEDIVCDIDADIVALQETKLQEGQATLDLPQYREYWSYAEKKGYSGTAIFCKEEPLQALHGLGFPHLDTEGRIVALEFPKFWFVDVYTPNAQNELARIDHRMEWDDAFRDFCRGLEEGVLPAGVPVERPAKGEGHVTISELPLTQPGETADPKPVVMCGDFNVAHQEIDLKNPGPNRGKAGFSDEERGKFTDLLEVGFVDSFRHLHPDVTGAYSWWSYRFKARQTNAGWRIDYFLVSDELAPKIASACIYDEVYGSDHCPVGIELEL, from the coding sequence ATGCGCTTCATCTCGTGGAACGTCAACGGCCTGCGCGCCGTGCTCAACAAGGGCTTCGAGGACATCGTGTGCGACATCGACGCCGACATCGTGGCCTTGCAGGAAACGAAGCTGCAAGAGGGCCAGGCGACGCTCGACCTGCCGCAGTACCGCGAGTACTGGAGCTATGCCGAGAAGAAGGGCTACTCCGGCACCGCGATCTTCTGCAAGGAGGAGCCGCTGCAGGCGCTGCACGGCCTGGGCTTCCCGCATCTCGACACCGAGGGGCGCATCGTGGCGCTCGAGTTCCCGAAGTTCTGGTTCGTGGACGTGTACACGCCGAACGCGCAGAACGAGCTGGCGCGCATCGACCACCGCATGGAGTGGGACGACGCGTTCCGCGACTTCTGCAGGGGGCTCGAAGAGGGCGTGCTGCCCGCCGGCGTGCCGGTGGAGCGTCCGGCGAAGGGCGAGGGGCACGTGACCATCTCAGAGCTGCCGTTGACGCAGCCGGGCGAGACGGCCGACCCGAAGCCCGTCGTCATGTGCGGCGACTTCAACGTGGCGCACCAGGAGATCGACCTCAAGAACCCGGGTCCGAACCGCGGCAAGGCCGGCTTCTCGGACGAGGAGCGCGGCAAGTTCACCGACCTGCTGGAAGTCGGGTTCGTCGACTCGTTCCGCCACCTGCATCCCGACGTGACGGGCGCGTACTCGTGGTGGAGCTACCGCTTCAAGGCGCGCCAGACGAACGCGGGATGGCGCATCGACTACTTCCTGGTCAGCGACGAGCTGGCCCCGAAGATCGCCAGCGCCTGCATCTACGACGAAGTCTACGGCAGCGACCACTGCCCCGTGGGCATCGAGCTGGAGCTGTAG